The following are encoded together in the Octopus sinensis linkage group LG15, ASM634580v1, whole genome shotgun sequence genome:
- the LOC115219680 gene encoding serine-rich adhesin for platelets-like, with the protein MENHETLACRLCGDNHLIEKCPNTTCTQPAPSSQQQQPGVTTDGSPSSNSLSPSSSTSSSSSSSPSQTQEAKLERSEKKKRIQGRCFKCHRMGHYARDCYSDRCYQCHKSGHLAKHCFTFVSRCYVCNQLGHVARQCNQQEILSGCCYNCGQQGHVQRYCPNLIYRTCYRCGETGHVARKCVYLSGSTNNVNNNTTKLNGAVSKPDRASENYSTPSTTADILNITVASTTTTVTDNTNITTTGNDYTINTATSTTDIGATPGDAVNTDTTKDATITTVSATIPSTITSATDAINTTTTSTTTSATDASGLSLATEHSVVRTDNIGETSGIAVSDVQKEDSYSNSSTSDSEIMYCVKFESSRSSSGSEMICRVDSSEEDEDMETRRSLLLRNFEVVEGAIEVGEQTAAARVSYSEGDQFDIHGKNPDESKETSNEVCLEDNPSRDESLESKATHGSGDINTNVNLSEFKNYFETANEMSNPQAMSDRSIPEKSSVTNSPGKEAKHKVGHDLVSDKSFMVSNSDYQANNEVSHLTTALSSNDEAVSGTNTDRSITSSEVNFSCVVLDENVTCNSRELSREPSSSIDIATEQNAQLEKSEEFNASCKVSELTEDVINTSGSDSDQLTSSDDTVVSAEDTPTGVGDATTTTTADSAATSTADHPAITKIEDSRVITTTTDTATPAATDTATPAATDTATPAATDTATPAATDTATPAATDTATPAATDTATSPAADPAATDTATSPAADPAADTATSPAADPAADTATSPAADPAADTATSPAADPAADTATSPAADPAADTATSPAADPAADTATSPAADPAADTAISPAAVTAISPAAVTAISPAAVTAISPAAVTAISPAADTAISPAAVTAISPAAVTAISPAAVTAISPAADTAISPAADTATSPAADTATSPAADTATSPAADTATSPAADTATSPAADTATSPAADTATSLAADTATSLAADTATSPASDPATTGLSAMSTTVSVDANGIGRDGSLITANKTASTEPSASTVDFVANVKESVERLEATANHFGTGVNGIDSEIDESFDQIIDHSPRNIAGVIEALTVPQALSPIVSPIALATVSPVASPIAPAPASPIAPAPVSPAASPIVPAPVSSACKSSLSNANLFEERELESEPSCLNNEELPETEALRRSQSSNSNQSLDSEEEDFCSNQSSEDQEYHSADSFCTKL; encoded by the coding sequence ATGGAGAATCATGAAACCCTTGCTTGTCGTTTATGTGGTGACAACCATCTGATAGAAAAGTGTCCGAACACAACGTGTACACAACCAGCACcgtcatcacaacaacaacaaccaggtgTTACAACTGATGGATCCCCTTCATCAAATTCCCTCTCTCCGTCGTCATCTActtcatcctcgtcgtcgtcgtcaccgtcgCAAACGCAGGAAGCGAAGTTGGAACGTtctgagaagaaaaagagaatccAAGGTCGCTGTTTCAAATGTCACCGAATGGGTCACTATGCTCGCGACTGTTATTCGGACCGGTGTTACCAGTGTCACAAGAGCGGACACTTAGCCAAACACTGTTTCACGTTTGTTAGTCGGTGTTACGTATGTAACCAACTTGGCCACGTGGCTCGCCAGTGTAACCAGCAGGAAATACTGAGTGGTTGCTGTTACAACTGTGGCCAACAGGGACATGTCCAGCGCTACTGCCCGAACTTGATATATCGTACTTGCTATCGTTGTGGCGAAACCGGGCATGTAGCTCGCAAATGTGTCTATTTGTCCGGCAGTACGAACAATGTAAACAATAATACCACTAAATTGAATGGTGCGGTTTCAAAACCTGATAGAGCGTCGGAAAATTATTCAACTCCCAGTACCACCGCAGACATCCTAAACATCACAGTTGcttccaccactactactgtaACTGACAATACCAATATAACCACCACTGGCAATGACTACACTATCAACACCGCCACTTCAACCACTGACATCGGCGCCACTCCTGGCGATGCAGTCAATACTGACACAACCAAGGATGCCACCATTACCACTGTTAGTGCTACTATTCCAAGCACCATCACTTCTGCTACTGATGCtattaatactacaactactagtacCACCACTAGTGCTACAGATGCTAGTGGCCTGTCTCTCGCCACAGAACATTCTGTAGTTAGAACTGACAATATTGGTGAAACCAGTGGCATTGCTGTGAGTGATGTTCAAAAGGAAGACAGCTACTCTAACAGCAGCACCAGTGATTCGGAAATAATGTACTGTGTTAAATTTGAAAGTAGTCGAAGTTCGAGTGGGTCGGAAATGATTTGCAGAGTGGATAGTAGTGAGGAAGATGAAGATATGGAGACTCGGAGGAGTCTTCTATTGAGAAACTTTGAAGTAGTCGAAGGAGCTATTGAAGTCGGCGAGCAGACAGCTGCGGCGAGAGTATCTTATAGCGAAGGAGACCAGTTTGACATTCATGGTAAAAATCCAGATGAGTCAAAAGAGACTAGCAATGAAGTTTGTCTTGAAGATAATCCCAGCAGAGACGAGTCACTAGAATCTAAAGCTACTCATGGTTCAGGAGATATTAATACAAATGTCAACTTATCAGAATTTAAAAACTACTTTGAAACAGCAAATGAAATGAGCAATCCCCAGGCCATGTCTGACCGAAGCATCCCCGAGAAGAGTTCGGTTACAAATAGCCCTGGAAAGGAAGCGAAACATAAGGTTGGCCACGATCTTGTATCGGATAAAAGCTTTATGGTGTCCAATTCTGATTATCAGGCGAACAATGAGGTCAGTCATTTAACAACGGCATTAAGTTCAAATGACGAAGCGGTCAGTGGTACGAATACCGACAGGTCTATCACCAGCAGTGAGGTCAATTTTAGTTGTGTCGTTCTGGATGAGAACGTAACTTGTAATTCTAGAGAATTGTCAAGAGAGCCCAGTTCTAGCATAGATATCGCAACAGAACAGAACGCTCAGTTGGAGAAAAGCGAAGAATTCAATGCTTCTTGTAAAGTTTCAGAGTTAACCGAAGACGTCATTAATACAAGTGGCTCTGACAGCGATCAATTAACGTCATCGGACGACACTGTTGTTTCAGCAGAAGACACCCCTACGGGTGTTGGAgatgctacaactactacaacagcgGATTCTGCAGCTACTTCTACTGCAGATCACCCCGCTATAACGAAAATTGAAGACTCTAGGgttattactactaccacagaCACTGCAACTCCTGCCGCAACGGACACTGCGACTCCTGCCGCAACGGACACTGCGACTCCTGCCGCAACGGACACTGCGACTCCTGCCGCAACGGACACTGCGACTCCTGCCGCAACGGACACTGCGACTCCTGCCGCAACGGACACTGCGACCTCTCCTGCAGCGGACCCTGCCGCAACGGACACTGCGACCTCTCCTGCAGCGGACCCTGCCGCGGACACTGCGACTTCTCCTGCAGCGGACCCTGCCGCGGACACTGCGACCTCTCCTGCAGCGGACCCTGCCGCGGACACTGCGACCTCTCCTGCAGCGGACCCTGCCGCGGACACTGCGACCTCTCCTGCAGCGGACCCTGCCGCGGACACTGCGACCTCTCCTGCAGCGGACCCTGCCGCGGACACTGCGACCTCTCCTGCAGCGGACCCTGCCGCGGACACTGCGATCTCTCCTGCAGCGGTCACTGCGATCTCTCCTGCAGCGGTCACTGCGATCTCTCCTGCAGCGGTCACTGCGATCTCTCCTGCAGCGGTCACTGCGATCTCTCCTGCAGCGGACACTGCGATCTCTCCTGCAGCGGTCACTGCGATCTCTCCTGCAGCGGTCACTGCGATCTCTCCTGCAGCGGTCACTGCGATCTCTCCTGCAGCGGACACTGCGATCTCTCCTGCAGCGGACACTGCGACCTCTCCTGCAGCGGACACTGCGACCTCTCCTGCAGCGGACACTGCGACCTCTCCTGCAGCGGACACTGCGACCTCTCCTGCAGCGGACACTGCGACCTCTCCTGCAGCGGACACTGCGACCTCTCCTGCAGCGGACACTGCGACCTCTCTTGCAGCGGACACTGCGACCTCTCTTGCAGCGGACACTGCGACCTCTCCTGCATCGGATCCTGCTACTACTGGCCTTTCTGCAATGAGTACGACGGTGTCTGTTGACGCGAATGGTATCGGTCGCGATGGCTCCCTTATTACAGCTAACAAAACTGCATCAACAGAGCCCTCTGCTTCTACTGTTGATTTCGTAGCTAATGTGAAAGAAAGCGTAGAAAGGCTAGAAgctactgctaatcattttggtACTGGTGTTAATGGCATTGATTCTGAAATTGATGAAAGCTTCGATCAGATAATTGACCATTCGCCAAGAAATATTGCCGGTGTAATAGAAGCATTGACAGTGCCTCAGGCTCTGTCTCCGATTGTATCACCAATTGCTCTGGCAACTGTGTCACCGGTTGCGTCACCAATTGCTCCAGCACCTGCGTCACCAATTGCTCCGGCACCTGTGTCACCGGCTGCGTCACCAATCGTGCCGGCACCTGTATCCTCTGCTTGCAAGTCTTCCTTATCGAACGCCAACCTGTTTGAGGAAAGAGAGCTAGAGTCGGAACCGTCCTGTCTAAACAATGAAGAGCTGCCAGAAACAGAGGCTCTTAGGCGTTCTCAAAGCTCCAATTCCAACCAATCATTAGACTCAGAGGAAGAAGATTTTTGTTCGAATCAGAGTAGCGAAGATCAGGAGTACCATTCAGCAGACAGCTTTTGCACGAAGCTGTAA